One Gemmatimonadota bacterium genomic region harbors:
- a CDS encoding ankyrin repeat domain-containing protein, whose amino-acid sequence MPVRGLPVRPNLEQLRHQAKDLLTAARAGDASALDDFRAFHPTGGVSTTLQLHEAQLVLARSYQCASWPRLVQACELADAIWQDDLDTVARLVTQHPHLRDEHVLVRRDSNWGPPMSYAANLGRDRIIQWLHDHGASDHQHAVGRAVLQSQLGTAALLHGMLGKPRPPRDAFGGPAYTLSVPGNEFLLALGLRFDGPDACPCPADVVLETDSRRPEAKHRILELYAQHGMVYPDTPTMALHRGRIDLLEAHLARDPGLVHRTYSHEEIYPPEIGCHDEVNATHATPLKDATLLHMCADYDELEIAQWLIAKGADPNTPAAVDAEGFGGHTAIFSTVVSQPAFWMNYNRHTPVYDTRIAELFLAHGADVNVRATLRKQLHPGYDDHRLVEYHHVTPLSWGRRFHQQVFVNRGVLELLVQHGAIE is encoded by the coding sequence ATGCCCGTTCGTGGATTACCCGTACGTCCCAACCTCGAGCAGCTCCGCCACCAGGCGAAGGACCTGCTCACCGCCGCCCGCGCGGGCGACGCCAGCGCGCTCGATGACTTTCGCGCGTTTCACCCCACAGGTGGAGTCAGCACTACACTCCAACTACATGAGGCGCAGCTGGTGCTGGCGCGGAGCTACCAGTGCGCCAGCTGGCCGCGCCTCGTGCAGGCCTGCGAACTGGCCGACGCCATCTGGCAGGACGATCTCGACACTGTCGCCCGGCTGGTGACGCAGCACCCGCACCTGCGCGACGAACATGTCCTCGTACGACGCGACAGCAATTGGGGTCCGCCGATGTCCTATGCGGCCAACCTCGGACGCGACCGGATCATCCAGTGGCTGCACGACCACGGGGCCTCGGATCATCAACACGCCGTCGGCCGCGCCGTGTTGCAGAGCCAGCTGGGCACGGCGGCCCTGTTGCACGGGATGCTGGGGAAACCCCGCCCTCCGCGCGACGCCTTTGGGGGACCGGCCTACACGCTGAGTGTACCCGGGAACGAGTTCCTGTTGGCCCTGGGGCTGCGCTTTGATGGACCGGATGCCTGTCCCTGTCCGGCCGACGTGGTCCTCGAGACGGACAGCCGCCGACCAGAGGCGAAGCATCGCATCCTCGAGCTGTATGCACAGCATGGCATGGTGTATCCCGACACTCCGACGATGGCCCTCCATCGCGGCCGCATCGACCTCCTCGAGGCGCACCTCGCGCGTGACCCCGGCCTCGTGCACCGCACCTACTCGCACGAGGAGATCTATCCGCCGGAAATCGGGTGCCACGACGAGGTCAACGCGACGCACGCGACGCCGCTCAAGGACGCCACGCTGCTCCACATGTGCGCTGACTACGACGAGCTGGAGATCGCCCAGTGGCTTATCGCGAAGGGTGCCGACCCGAACACCCCGGCGGCCGTCGACGCCGAGGGGTTTGGTGGGCACACCGCGATCTTCTCGACGGTCGTCTCGCAGCCGGCATTCTGGATGAACTACAATCGGCACACGCCGGTCTACGATACACGGATCGCCGAGCTATTCCTTGCGCACGGCGCTGACGTGAACGTCCGGGCCACGCTCCGCAAGCAGCTGCACCCGGGCTACGATGACCATCGCCTCGTCGAATACCACCACGTGACGCCCCTGTCGTGGGGACGCCGCTTTCACCAACAGGTGTTCGTTAATCGCGGCGTGCTGGAGTTGCTCGTGCAGCACGGCGCCATCGAGTAG
- a CDS encoding serine hydrolase, translating into MRRRAALLALAALPFTLPAQSRQVRRDPFAGVDSVILAAMKAWKVPGLAVAVTTRDSVIFARGYGVRRLGDPTPVDPQTMFAIGSASKAFTGASLAMLADDKKLTMDDRVTDHLPYFEMYDPWVTREIRLRDLLLHRSGMERGELVWYGTTRSREEIVRSIRNLAPTTSFRTRFQYQNLMYITAGEVVRATSGMSWDDFVKSRIFTPLGMTSSNTSVRDLSGLTNVAQPHAELDKVVKVVPYRNIDNAGAAGSINSNVVDMSKWVRLWLNGGTASGKRVLSEAMSREAIRPQHTMDDPYLSAMLGTPDFPGYAFGWFSAAFRGRRHIGHGGNIDGMATMVGFLPDDGIGVVVLANMNQSGATIPIMNTLFDRALGVPPKDWPGEFQRREAEFMAAMQPQGAPKPPTPGTRPSLPLDAYTGTYRHSMYGTATVRLQGGKLVISYDHNPTGVGDLEHHQYDAFTATMRDPILGKAPVTFRVGRNATVESMHFPLMGSDGEWMRAR; encoded by the coding sequence ATGCGTCGTCGCGCCGCCCTCCTCGCCCTCGCCGCCCTGCCGTTCACCCTTCCGGCCCAGAGTCGCCAGGTCCGGCGTGACCCGTTCGCCGGCGTCGACTCCGTGATCCTGGCCGCGATGAAGGCTTGGAAGGTGCCGGGGCTGGCCGTTGCGGTCACTACGCGGGACTCGGTCATCTTCGCCCGGGGCTATGGCGTGCGCCGACTCGGCGACCCGACCCCGGTCGATCCCCAGACGATGTTCGCCATCGGCTCGGCATCCAAGGCCTTCACCGGGGCCTCGCTCGCCATGCTCGCGGACGACAAGAAGCTCACGATGGACGACCGCGTCACGGACCACCTGCCGTACTTCGAGATGTACGACCCGTGGGTCACGCGCGAAATCCGGCTGCGCGACCTGCTGCTGCACCGGAGCGGGATGGAGCGTGGGGAGCTCGTCTGGTACGGCACGACGCGCTCGCGCGAGGAGATCGTGCGCAGCATCCGCAACCTGGCGCCGACCACGAGCTTCCGGACCCGCTTTCAATACCAGAACCTGATGTACATCACCGCCGGCGAGGTCGTGCGCGCCACCAGCGGGATGTCGTGGGACGACTTTGTGAAGTCGCGGATCTTCACGCCGCTGGGCATGACGTCGTCCAACACGTCGGTGCGTGACCTCTCCGGGTTGACCAACGTTGCGCAGCCGCACGCCGAGCTCGACAAGGTCGTGAAGGTCGTGCCCTATCGGAACATCGACAACGCGGGAGCTGCCGGCTCGATCAACTCCAACGTCGTCGACATGTCGAAGTGGGTGCGCCTCTGGCTCAACGGGGGGACCGCGAGTGGCAAGCGCGTGCTCAGCGAGGCGATGTCACGCGAAGCGATCCGTCCGCAGCACACCATGGACGATCCGTACCTGAGCGCCATGCTGGGCACGCCGGACTTTCCCGGCTATGCCTTCGGCTGGTTCTCCGCCGCGTTCCGCGGCCGGCGGCACATCGGCCACGGCGGCAACATCGACGGCATGGCCACCATGGTGGGATTCCTGCCGGACGACGGCATTGGCGTGGTGGTGCTGGCCAACATGAACCAGAGTGGCGCGACGATCCCGATCATGAACACCCTGTTCGATCGCGCGCTCGGAGTCCCGCCGAAGGACTGGCCAGGGGAGTTCCAACGCCGCGAAGCGGAGTTCATGGCCGCGATGCAACCACAGGGGGCACCCAAACCCCCGACGCCTGGGACCCGACCCAGCCTTCCCCTCGACGCCTACACCGGCACGTATCGCCACTCCATGTACGGAACGGCCACCGTGCGCCTTCAGGGCGGCAAGCTGGTGATAAGCTATGACCACAACCCGACGGGGGTGGGCGACCTCGAGCATCACCAGTACGACGCCTTCACCGCTACGATGCGCGACCCGATCCTCGGCAAGGCACCCGTCACCTTTCGGGTGGGGCGCAACGCCACGGTGGAGTCGATGCACTTCCCGCTGATGGGCTCGGATGGTGAATGGATGCGAGCCCGGTGA
- a CDS encoding FAD-dependent oxidoreductase, whose protein sequence is MTRSIDSRMDRREFLAVTTASLGATAQMNALDDPAPGVAAHQVQRPSVVVVGAGAFGVWTALYLREQGHAVTLVDAYGPGSSRATSGDETRQLRVGYGDRELYARMAQRAQLAWKEREAEFGIPLIVETGRLELAADWTPSMRATQSMLARLGVKTESFTPDELRRRYPQMSFDGVGVGLLEPTAAVVRAKQSIIAAGQAFVRKGGALTVQRARPGRAEGSRLVDVELDAGTRVAATYFVFACGPWLPRLFPELLGDRIKVPGREVFYFGVPAGDTRFMPPAMPNYSESGYYGFPSIDGRGVKVCPTTGPVTFDPDTDERVVTAHEVRRARAYLARRFPALANQPITETRVCQLENTVDEHFIVDRHPAWDNVLIAGGGSGHAFKHGPVLGEYVGRRAVGEATDPAFDAMVRLTR, encoded by the coding sequence ATGACCCGATCTATTGATTCCCGCATGGACCGACGTGAGTTTCTGGCCGTGACCACCGCATCCCTCGGCGCCACCGCGCAGATGAACGCCCTCGATGACCCCGCACCGGGTGTGGCTGCCCACCAGGTGCAGCGGCCGTCTGTGGTGGTGGTTGGCGCAGGCGCATTTGGCGTGTGGACGGCACTCTACCTGCGGGAACAGGGCCACGCCGTCACCCTGGTGGACGCCTACGGCCCCGGCAGTTCGCGGGCGACGTCTGGCGACGAGACACGCCAGCTGCGGGTGGGCTACGGCGATCGCGAGTTGTACGCGCGCATGGCCCAACGTGCACAGCTCGCCTGGAAGGAACGCGAAGCCGAGTTCGGGATCCCCCTCATTGTCGAGACGGGCCGATTGGAGTTGGCCGCCGACTGGACGCCGTCGATGCGGGCGACGCAGTCGATGCTCGCGCGGCTCGGCGTGAAGACCGAGTCGTTCACGCCAGACGAGCTGCGGCGGCGGTATCCCCAAATGTCGTTTGACGGCGTGGGCGTCGGCCTGCTGGAGCCGACGGCGGCCGTGGTTCGTGCAAAGCAGTCGATCATTGCGGCCGGCCAGGCGTTTGTTCGCAAGGGTGGCGCGCTCACGGTGCAACGGGCGAGGCCGGGGCGCGCGGAGGGAAGCCGCCTGGTGGACGTTGAGTTGGATGCGGGCACGCGAGTGGCGGCTACGTACTTCGTCTTTGCCTGCGGTCCCTGGCTGCCGCGGCTCTTTCCCGAACTCCTCGGCGACCGCATCAAGGTGCCTGGGCGCGAGGTGTTCTACTTCGGGGTCCCGGCCGGTGATACGCGCTTCATGCCCCCGGCGATGCCCAACTACTCGGAGTCAGGCTACTACGGCTTCCCGTCCATCGACGGGCGCGGGGTGAAGGTCTGCCCCACAACGGGGCCGGTCACCTTTGACCCCGATACCGACGAACGGGTCGTCACGGCGCACGAAGTGCGGCGGGCACGCGCCTACCTGGCGCGGCGCTTTCCGGCGTTGGCCAACCAGCCGATCACCGAGACCCGGGTGTGCCAGCTGGAGAACACGGTGGACGAACACTTCATCGTCGACCGGCATCCCGCCTGGGACAATGTGCTGATTGCCGGCGGCGGGAGCGGGCACGCGTTCAAGCACGGTCCCGTCCTCGGCGAGTACGTCGGTCGCCGCGCCGTGGGCGAGGCAACCGACCCTGCGTTCGATGCGATGGTGCGCCTCACGCGTTAG
- a CDS encoding 3-hydroxyacyl-CoA dehydrogenase, which yields MDASPVSDGPRVAIVGAGIIGSSWALVFARAGWQVRVYARHATVRDSLHSRVLRAATAAQAVAPRITPDEIVARIAVSATLAEALEGAVWVQESIEESRDAKATCFAELDAAAPTEAILASSTSSIGASLFTAGLAGQDRCLVAHPATPPHLLPVIEVVPTPVTTDAVVQRAFAILREVGQVPVLVRGERPGFVMNRLQVALLTEMFAVVRDGLMSPADVDALIRDGFGLRWALLGPMEGIDLNAPGGITDYLARYGFMFEQAARERGATDPVVTDALRETLQAAMRERLPLERIPERIAWRDQRIAALRALRITEP from the coding sequence ATGGATGCGAGCCCGGTGAGCGACGGGCCGCGCGTCGCGATCGTCGGCGCCGGGATCATCGGGTCGTCATGGGCCCTGGTGTTCGCGCGCGCGGGATGGCAGGTCCGCGTCTACGCCCGGCACGCCACGGTCCGTGACTCGCTCCATTCCCGGGTCCTTCGCGCGGCGACCGCGGCACAGGCCGTCGCGCCCAGAATAACGCCTGACGAGATCGTCGCGCGGATCGCCGTGAGCGCCACCCTCGCGGAAGCCCTTGAGGGCGCGGTGTGGGTGCAGGAGTCCATCGAGGAGTCGCGCGATGCGAAGGCGACCTGCTTCGCTGAGTTGGACGCCGCCGCGCCGACGGAAGCGATCCTCGCCAGCTCGACCTCGTCGATCGGAGCATCGCTGTTCACCGCTGGATTGGCTGGCCAGGATCGCTGTCTGGTCGCGCACCCGGCCACACCACCACACCTGCTCCCCGTGATCGAGGTGGTGCCCACGCCCGTCACCACAGATGCCGTGGTGCAGCGGGCGTTCGCGATCCTGCGGGAGGTGGGACAGGTCCCGGTGCTGGTGCGCGGTGAACGCCCGGGCTTCGTGATGAATCGGCTTCAGGTCGCGTTGCTGACCGAGATGTTCGCTGTTGTTCGCGATGGACTGATGTCGCCAGCGGACGTTGATGCCCTGATTCGCGACGGCTTCGGGTTGCGCTGGGCCCTCCTCGGACCGATGGAAGGGATCGACCTGAATGCCCCTGGCGGGATCACTGATTATCTCGCGCGGTACGGCTTCATGTTCGAGCAGGCGGCGCGCGAACGGGGCGCGACCGATCCCGTGGTCACCGACGCGCTGCGGGAGACGCTCCAGGCGGCGATGCGGGAGCGGCTCCCCCTCGAGAGGATTCCGGAGCGCATCGCCTGGCGGGACCAACGCATCGCGGCACTGCGGGCACTAAGGATCACTGAGCCCTGA
- a CDS encoding CPBP family intramembrane metalloprotease, which translates to MNTTPPLHPGVSLLRVLLAAVLLAPFARTSAQDPDEPDRTRLRLPLLFGSLAVETAAITSGALIPYLGAGHFAQRAYGRGTAWALTEGTLIAARGLANGRAGVADPRRFPGVNGDTLYRRATGRSPAGEAWFRAGEFAYHTGFYARMADVSLAYRAAHRHSHTATLPLDSSSLARLSLAPVHPKDLASGWVLVPIALAGVSELVQQRERPLRDVNELTVLGQRMSRTGGALTALGHDALYLLSTAVGEELFFRGLVQTELTERWNPTLGIAGSTLAFAAFHIPNRGMGGALIAGVAGAYLGTRFHRNGYQLGELIAAHFWIDFLPGALQFLRDARSGRTVSEVRWRR; encoded by the coding sequence ATGAACACCACGCCGCCCCTGCATCCCGGCGTCAGCCTGCTTCGCGTCCTCCTCGCCGCCGTCCTGTTGGCTCCATTCGCCCGGACGAGCGCCCAAGACCCCGATGAACCCGACCGGACGCGACTCCGGCTGCCCTTGCTCTTCGGATCATTAGCCGTGGAAACGGCCGCGATCACGAGCGGCGCACTGATTCCCTACCTCGGCGCTGGCCACTTCGCGCAGCGTGCCTACGGACGAGGTACTGCCTGGGCCCTCACCGAAGGGACATTGATCGCCGCCCGTGGTTTGGCCAACGGCCGGGCCGGCGTCGCGGATCCGCGGCGTTTTCCCGGCGTCAATGGAGACACGCTGTATCGTCGAGCGACCGGCCGATCGCCGGCCGGCGAGGCCTGGTTTCGCGCCGGGGAATTCGCGTATCACACCGGCTTCTACGCACGCATGGCGGACGTCTCGCTGGCGTACCGTGCGGCACACCGCCATTCGCATACTGCGACCCTCCCCTTGGATTCCAGCTCACTCGCTCGATTGTCCCTCGCGCCGGTGCACCCGAAGGACCTCGCGTCCGGGTGGGTGCTCGTTCCCATTGCGCTCGCCGGCGTCTCCGAACTCGTGCAACAGCGCGAACGTCCCCTTCGCGACGTGAACGAGTTGACCGTGCTCGGCCAGCGCATGTCGCGGACGGGCGGTGCCCTCACGGCGCTCGGGCACGACGCGCTCTACCTCCTGAGCACCGCCGTGGGTGAGGAGCTCTTCTTCCGCGGGTTGGTGCAGACCGAACTCACGGAGCGCTGGAACCCGACCCTCGGCATTGCGGGAAGTACCCTCGCGTTTGCCGCATTCCATATCCCCAATCGCGGGATGGGTGGTGCCTTGATCGCGGGGGTCGCGGGGGCCTACCTGGGGACGCGCTTCCACCGGAATGGGTACCAGCTGGGCGAGTTGATTGCCGCGCACTTCTGGATCGACTTCCTGCCCGGTGCGCTCCAGTTCCTGCGTGATGCGCGGAGCGGGCGGACGGTGTCCGAGGTGCGCTGGCGGCGTTGA
- a CDS encoding membrane dipeptidase: protein MTSRRTAIKLGAAAIVAPMFNRGRFSLPHIPGQQYSARAIELMRRATVIDMLSPLHIASNGNRWLEKPDSITAADFEPFKQSGIHVFHTAVGFGGPNAYTIGQQYFQRQNAMIAARPDLFMRIDAADDFAKVRGSGRVGILLGAQNSDHFVRPDYNPRDMLATVDEFHMYGQRVSQLTYNSQNWFASGSTDRVDGGVSDFGAELIARMNKVGMAVDTSHCGDKTTLDALALSKKPALITHSNVRALANNHPRCKPDEVIRAAGKAGSVMGITGVRMFVKGSEPTTVEDFFNHIDYVAKMIGVEHVGIGSDIDLQGYDDMPPDEYKRLKDSYKGSYGFRDKIDIEGIDHPRRMFDVTEGLIRRKYTDDQILGILGGNFQRVLTDIWAGMPAGK, encoded by the coding sequence ATGACCTCCCGTCGCACCGCCATCAAGCTCGGCGCCGCCGCCATCGTCGCCCCGATGTTCAACCGGGGCCGCTTTTCCCTGCCGCACATTCCCGGCCAGCAGTACTCCGCGCGGGCCATCGAGCTGATGCGGCGTGCGACGGTGATCGACATGCTGAGCCCCCTGCACATCGCGTCCAACGGCAACCGGTGGCTCGAGAAGCCGGACTCGATCACCGCCGCGGACTTCGAGCCGTTCAAGCAGTCGGGGATTCATGTGTTCCACACTGCGGTGGGCTTCGGCGGACCCAATGCCTACACCATCGGCCAGCAGTACTTCCAGCGACAGAACGCGATGATCGCGGCGCGGCCGGACCTCTTCATGCGGATCGATGCGGCAGACGACTTCGCGAAGGTCAGGGGATCGGGACGCGTCGGCATCCTCCTCGGCGCACAGAACTCCGACCACTTCGTGCGGCCGGACTACAACCCGCGCGACATGCTGGCGACCGTGGACGAGTTCCACATGTACGGCCAGCGCGTCTCGCAGCTCACCTACAACTCGCAGAACTGGTTCGCGAGCGGGTCAACCGACCGGGTGGACGGCGGCGTCTCCGACTTTGGCGCGGAACTCATCGCGCGGATGAACAAGGTCGGCATGGCCGTGGACACCTCGCATTGCGGGGACAAGACGACGCTCGATGCGTTGGCCCTCTCGAAGAAGCCGGCGCTGATCACCCATTCCAACGTCCGCGCGCTCGCCAACAACCATCCGCGCTGCAAGCCCGACGAGGTGATCCGCGCCGCGGGCAAGGCCGGGAGCGTCATGGGAATCACCGGCGTGCGCATGTTCGTGAAGGGGAGTGAGCCGACCACGGTCGAGGACTTCTTCAACCACATCGACTACGTGGCGAAGATGATCGGCGTGGAGCATGTCGGGATCGGGAGCGACATCGACCTGCAGGGCTACGACGACATGCCGCCTGACGAGTACAAGCGGCTCAAGGACAGCTACAAGGGGAGCTACGGCTTCCGCGACAAGATCGACATCGAGGGGATTGACCACCCGAGGCGGATGTTCGACGTCACGGAGGGGCTGATCCGTCGCAAGTACACCGACGACCAGATCCTCGGCATCCTCGGCGGGAACTTCCAGCGCGTGCTGACCGACATCTGGGCGGGGATGCCTGCCGGGAAGTAG
- a CDS encoding S9 family peptidase, with protein sequence MRPISLIAFSFVAVSSAAAQTTVDRWLVLGPTAAVAPFNAAAGDSSVMDATRVTIGRRWPVGGTAVAMPGGTTLRWQPGAGGAADGQVLHAATYLTTDRWTKATLTFTGGDAATRRVWLDGQRVAGPEVELRTGKHLLLVQRLGRGTSSSEPLTVKVTPTVSSAAITTSLDAQHPGTWAELRDIAHVRSMVVDPTAARVALFVQRYDAESDKYVSALQVHEVATGRTLADAVVPNAAQARWSLDGRRLFVSAATDRQGAQGMDLWEWTAEGATKRLLRAEPGLGIVGSSADGEWLYITATQRIGAPPPAKPGEATRLTEVWDRWSWTADKAHLFAFHPASGSRVTLVGDTAVGVSAATLSPDGRAIAFTRTVQDNSRRPWMRAEIWTIDVTTKATRRVLELSNEAFQAPGALAWSPDSKALAFCASAKATYQGNDPAFSVFENELYATSVERGGMVHLSEGFVPSVGGGLGCTSLIWNATDGRIYVPVDEGAKTPPARTVAPVTSALARTTLEVMRPLPGPVGTAFDIGGHTMVIATESPTAPVVISRIDLRTGATQPIVRPNAEALTNVAVPASREWTFRNSRGETIEAWYWVPPGFDSTKTYPMIVHYYGGTLPMKKDFEQRLLWFASNGYAVLYMNPAGTPGYGQTFANYHINDWGTAAATDIIEGTEQFVKAHRWVDGSRIGNFGHSYGGFMTMLIHTRTKLFRTGIELAGISNIANYWGAGWTGFSYTDGTCPGCYPWNRKDVYVDRSPLFSADKITSPMLMIHGTDDTNVVPTESEQMFTALRMLGREAELIRVAGENHGINSKPSVEYLRDAIMLDWYDKQLKGQPEAWAARWGIKAPPKTLP encoded by the coding sequence ATGCGTCCGATCTCCCTCATCGCATTCTCCTTCGTGGCGGTGTCGTCAGCCGCCGCGCAAACCACCGTGGACCGTTGGCTGGTCCTTGGGCCCACGGCTGCCGTCGCACCGTTCAACGCCGCGGCTGGCGATTCATCGGTCATGGACGCGACACGCGTCACGATCGGTCGACGATGGCCGGTTGGCGGCACGGCCGTGGCGATGCCCGGCGGCACGACGTTGCGCTGGCAGCCCGGCGCGGGAGGTGCCGCTGACGGCCAGGTGCTGCACGCGGCGACCTACCTCACGACCGACCGATGGACGAAAGCCACCCTCACCTTCACGGGTGGCGACGCCGCGACGCGTCGCGTCTGGCTCGACGGGCAACGAGTGGCGGGGCCAGAGGTCGAGCTCCGCACGGGGAAGCACCTGCTGCTGGTCCAGCGACTGGGACGTGGCACGTCGTCAAGCGAACCACTGACGGTGAAGGTGACGCCCACGGTGTCCTCGGCCGCCATCACGACGTCTTTGGACGCACAACACCCGGGAACCTGGGCGGAACTCCGGGACATCGCGCACGTGCGGTCCATGGTCGTGGACCCCACGGCTGCGCGCGTCGCGCTCTTCGTGCAGCGGTATGATGCCGAGAGCGACAAGTACGTGTCGGCGCTGCAGGTGCACGAGGTGGCGACCGGGCGCACGCTCGCAGATGCGGTCGTGCCTAACGCGGCCCAGGCGCGATGGAGCCTGGATGGACGCCGCCTGTTCGTGTCTGCGGCGACGGACCGGCAGGGAGCGCAGGGGATGGACCTTTGGGAGTGGACCGCGGAGGGTGCGACCAAGCGCCTGCTGCGCGCGGAGCCCGGGCTCGGGATCGTCGGGTCGTCTGCCGATGGCGAGTGGCTCTACATCACCGCCACCCAGCGGATCGGCGCCCCGCCTCCGGCCAAACCCGGCGAAGCGACGCGACTCACCGAGGTCTGGGACCGCTGGTCATGGACAGCCGACAAGGCCCACCTCTTCGCCTTCCATCCGGCGTCGGGCTCACGGGTGACCCTCGTGGGCGACACGGCGGTTGGCGTCAGCGCGGCGACGCTCTCGCCGGACGGCCGCGCAATCGCCTTCACGCGCACCGTGCAGGACAACAGCCGCCGCCCCTGGATGCGGGCCGAGATCTGGACGATCGACGTGACGACCAAGGCGACCCGGCGTGTGCTCGAGCTGTCGAACGAGGCGTTCCAGGCCCCGGGGGCGCTCGCCTGGTCGCCTGATAGCAAGGCACTCGCCTTCTGTGCGAGCGCGAAGGCAACCTACCAGGGGAACGACCCGGCATTCAGCGTGTTCGAGAACGAGTTGTATGCGACGTCCGTCGAGCGCGGCGGGATGGTGCACCTCAGTGAGGGGTTTGTGCCGTCGGTCGGCGGTGGGCTGGGATGCACCTCGTTGATCTGGAACGCGACCGACGGTCGCATCTACGTGCCGGTTGATGAGGGCGCGAAGACACCTCCCGCGCGGACTGTTGCGCCGGTGACCTCCGCACTGGCAAGGACCACGCTCGAGGTGATGCGCCCCCTCCCCGGCCCGGTGGGCACGGCGTTTGACATCGGCGGCCACACGATGGTGATCGCCACCGAGAGCCCGACGGCGCCGGTGGTCATCTCACGGATCGACCTGCGCACCGGGGCGACCCAGCCCATCGTGCGCCCCAATGCCGAGGCTCTCACCAACGTTGCTGTGCCGGCCTCACGCGAGTGGACCTTCCGCAACAGCCGCGGTGAGACGATCGAGGCCTGGTACTGGGTGCCACCCGGCTTCGATTCCACGAAGACCTACCCGATGATCGTGCACTACTACGGCGGGACGTTGCCGATGAAGAAGGACTTCGAGCAGCGGTTGCTCTGGTTCGCGTCCAATGGGTATGCCGTCCTCTACATGAATCCGGCTGGCACGCCGGGATACGGTCAGACGTTCGCCAACTACCACATCAATGACTGGGGAACTGCGGCGGCTACCGACATCATCGAGGGAACGGAGCAGTTCGTGAAGGCGCACCGCTGGGTAGACGGCTCGCGCATCGGGAACTTCGGCCACTCGTATGGCGGCTTCATGACGATGTTGATCCACACGCGGACGAAGCTCTTCCGTACCGGGATCGAGCTGGCCGGCATCAGCAACATCGCGAACTACTGGGGGGCCGGCTGGACGGGCTTCAGCTACACCGACGGCACCTGCCCCGGGTGTTATCCGTGGAACCGCAAGGATGTGTACGTGGACCGCTCGCCCCTGTTCTCCGCCGACAAGATCACGTCGCCGATGTTGATGATCCACGGCACCGACGACACCAACGTGGTGCCGACCGAGAGCGAACAGATGTTCACGGCCCTGCGCATGTTGGGGCGCGAGGCGGAGTTGATCCGCGTGGCGGGCGAGAACCACGGGATCAACTCGAAGCCCAGCGTGGAGTACCTGCGCGATGCGATCATGCTCGACTGGTACGACAAGCAGCTCAAGGGCCAGCCGGAGGCGTGGGCGGCGCGCTGGGGGATCAAGGCGCCGCCGAAAACACTGCCGTAG
- a CDS encoding TIM barrel protein — translation MKRRDAITRLGGTMALAAAGIDVEAMRTAIRGAGRLRQSACRWCYSRIPLEELCKAAKEIGLQSIELLDEKEWHVPKQYGLTCAVANGPSTIPVGFNRPDQHDRLVAESERLLPLVAAAGLPNMIVFSGNRAGMADAEGLENCVKGLQRITPTAERLGVTVIMELLNSKIDHKDYMCDRTPWGAELVRRVGSPRFKLLYDIYHMQIMEGDVIRTIRDNWDAIGHFHTGGVPGRNEIDETQELAYPTIMRAIADKGYTGFIGQEFIPKRDPLTSLAQGVKICDI, via the coding sequence ATGAAACGACGCGACGCCATCACCCGCCTCGGAGGAACCATGGCCCTCGCCGCCGCCGGCATCGACGTGGAGGCGATGCGCACCGCAATCCGAGGCGCCGGGCGCTTGCGACAAAGCGCTTGTCGCTGGTGCTACAGCCGCATCCCGCTCGAGGAGTTGTGCAAGGCGGCTAAGGAGATCGGCCTGCAGTCGATTGAGCTGCTGGACGAGAAGGAGTGGCATGTCCCGAAACAGTACGGGCTCACCTGCGCGGTCGCCAACGGTCCCTCGACGATTCCCGTGGGGTTCAACCGGCCGGACCAGCACGATCGCCTGGTCGCCGAAAGCGAACGACTCCTGCCGTTGGTCGCCGCGGCGGGGCTCCCCAACATGATTGTCTTCTCGGGAAACCGCGCCGGCATGGCAGACGCCGAGGGGCTCGAGAACTGCGTGAAGGGGTTGCAGCGGATCACCCCCACGGCCGAGCGCCTCGGGGTCACGGTGATCATGGAACTGCTCAACTCCAAGATCGACCACAAGGACTACATGTGCGACCGCACCCCGTGGGGCGCCGAGTTGGTGCGTCGCGTGGGGAGTCCACGCTTTAAGCTGCTGTATGACATCTACCACATGCAGATCATGGAAGGTGATGTCATCCGGACGATTCGCGATAACTGGGACGCGATCGGGCACTTTCATACGGGCGGTGTGCCCGGGCGCAACGAGATCGACGAGACACAGGAGCTGGCGTACCCGACCATCATGCGCGCCATCGCGGACAAGGGGTACACCGGCTTCATTGGGCAGGAGTTTATTCCGAAGCGTGATCCGCTGACGAGTCTGGCCCAGGGCGTGAAGATTTGCGACATCTGA